The DNA window TTAATAGATTGTCCTTCTTTTAATAAAGCTATTTGATTTTCATAAGCATCGAATTCTGCCCAAACGGTATTAAAATTTGCGATTTTATATAATGGTTGACCCTGTTTTACATAGTCACCTTCTTCTACCATTTTATGAATTACAGTCCCAGAAACCGTTGCAAACACCGGAAAGTTCTCTTGTACCTTTCCAGCGTTTTCAATAGCGTTAATTTGCTTTTCTGAAAGTTTCCATAGCTTAAGTTTATTTCTCACAGCTTTGTAAAGTTCCGGCTGTGATTCTTTTAGAGATGAAGCTGTAAGCAATTCTTGCTGTGCGGCAACTAACTCTGGTGAGTAAATGGTTGCTAAACGTTGTCCTGCACCAACACGTTCTCCAGTAGAATTAACATAAAGTTTTTCAATTCTTCCACCAAAATAAGTGACTTGTACTGCATTAGACTCTTCGTTAGTCATAATCTTACCAGACAACTTTAACGAATTATCTTCCATTTGTCCTTGTCCCACAACAGATGTTTGGATATTAGCCAAAGCCATCGCATTTTCGGTCATTTTAATTTCGTTGGCATTAAGACCATCAGCACCAGTATCAGCAGGGATTAATTCCATCCCACAAATGGGACAATCACCTGGCTCATTTTTCATAATTTGAGGGTGCATAGAACAAGTCCACATTTGGTCAGAAGCAATTTCTTCTGAATGCTCGTGGTTATCTTTAAGATTATTTGTCGCCTTATCCGCAGAATTTCCACCGAATATTAGAAAGCCGCCTAACAGGCCAACAATCAATGCAACACCTATATAAATGGTGTTTTTATTCATAATATTTATTTTTTAGTTTTTGTCTTTTTATTTATTTTTCTAACAGTAGGCGAACTTGTATACCAAAGTAAAAACCCGCTGAGTACTGTTATTAATCCTAAAAGTGAAAAAGCTCTTAGAACTATTGTATTAAAATTGTCTCGCCCTTGATAATCCATCGTATGCGTCATCCAGAGAAAGTCAAACCAGCGCCAATCTCGATGACGTACTGTTTGAAAAGCTCCATTTTCAATTGCCACATAAGCCTTAAGATTTTCATCAGTTTTATATGAAATCTCATAAGCTGGCAATGGTCTTCCGCGATACTCGTGATGATCGCCTACAGTTTCAATCCTTTGTATTTTATCAAATTCTAGATCAGCCAACATATAGCGCTCTGCTACTTTAATTGCTTCCTGTTCTGTAAGTTCACCTTTCTTTTCTCCTGTAAGTGCATTATAAAGTGTTGCTTCATTAATCCAATAATAAGGTTTGTTATCAATTTCTAATAGCTCTAAAGATTTAATGCTTTGCTCATTTTCTAACTCAGATGTAGCAATCAAGTTATTAAATGCTGTTTGTTCTGTAATTTCTTTTTTAAATTGGTCACCGTGAATCTCATCAATATCCGTCCAACTGAAATACATTCCACTAATAGTCCACATCAAAAATTGAATACCTAAAAAGAAGCCCAAATAACGATGTGCTTTTCTAATTTTTATTGCTGTCTTTCTTTTTACCATTTTAATTTACTTCAAATGGAAATTCAACAACAACCTTCTCCCAACTCAAACTCATTGTACCTGATACATCGGAAGTCTTTATTATCTTATATTCTAAATGTTCCTGAACTTCTTCGGAAATTTTAGGGGTTACTTTAAATTGCAATACATCATCTTTCTCGTCATATTCATCTTTCCCGTGTTGATCCCAATTGGTATTGAAAATGATTGTCCATTCTTCCTCATTAGGAATTACAAAAAATCCGTATTTGCCAGCTTTGAACTCTTTTCCTTCAATGGTTAAATCTTTATTGGTTTCTAACCAAGTTGCATTATGTGCGCCAGCTTGCCACACCTGATTGTAAGCCAACAATCCACCAAATATTATTCTATCTCTAACTCCAGGTGATGAATAGTCGATATGAATATGAGCATCACCTATCATTGCCATAGTTGAAGTATGTGGACTTAATATTTTCTTTGACGGCTTTGATGTAGTTTCAGTTTGTGATTGCTCTGGAATTATTTTGGTTTCTTTTTTATCTTGCTTACAAGACGTAAAAAGAAGAGCGCATAACAATAGAGTAAAAAGAATTCGTAGTTTCATGTGTTTATATTTATTGTTTTTCAATGGTTACATGGTACATCCATTTAATTATTCCCTTGGGTATCAGGGTTTAGTTATAGATGTTTCATATGATTTTATTTTTTATTTCTTGAAGAAGAATGTGTTTTAATGATTTTCCATTTTTCATCTATTTTCTTTAGAATGGAAGTTGCCACTCCTTTCTTAGCTATAGTTCTACTTTCACCTTCCTCATTGGGTTTTAATACAATGGTATAAACATACGTTTCTGTTGTAAACGCATAAATGCCATCAACCTGAACATCGATTTCATAATCTGAAAATGTAAAGTTTTTAAAGTGTCCCAATTCTGGGCCTAAATGATGCTCTATGTAATGTGCATAGGTGCCTTCTACACCTCCTGATTCAAACACCTTGGAATCTTCTGTGAACAATTCAAATGTTCCCTCGATCGTTAAGTTTTGTAATGCATCTTTGTAGGCTTTCATTACTGTTAATACTGCTTCATAATCGCTAGTACTGTTTTTTTTAGTTTGCCCATTTGTGACCGTTACAAAAAGAATCATTATTAGTGTTGTTGTTTTTAGGGTATTCATAAATTCAATTTTAAGTTATTATAATTGTCTTCTATTTTCTTAACTAAATATTTGTAGTATTAATGCTCCAATAACAATTACTGCAATGATTGTATATAATATATAATTAAACCACTTTTTTAGGTTAGTCTGTTTTGTTTTTTTGCCACATCCACTTTTACAACATTCTTTCATTAATCTTGTTAGTTTCTATAATTTAATTAAAGCAATTCAACTTATTAAATAATACCTGAGAATGAGAAGCTTGCAACTAAAACTATTTTACATCAAAAATGCTTACTTCTCATAATCAAGTACTCTTCACTAAACTTCTCCTTTTCAAAAGTTTTTATTTGCCTGACACAGGAAGAGAGAGGGATACTGATGATTTAATTATAGGGATTTATTCTCTCTCCTATGTTCAGGCTGCTATTAACCAAATCAACTTTTTTTTCAATTATCTTGTGCCTAATAAGGGAAGGGATTTACATATACCATAACATTACACCCTTCCCGAACTAGGACTTTTATAGAACCATAAAAAGTAAATTTTCAACTTATAAACTTTCAACAATGAAAAGTTCTATTTCTTCTTTATGAAATTGATATCTCATTGATTTCCCATTTGAGCTTACTCTAATTGGTAATCTCCTTTTGCACTTTTCCACATTTAAGCATTTTGTTACCATAGTATGGATTTCTTACTTCATCACTTATACTTAACCAAGCACTACCTTTATCGTACATTGGACAAAACTGTTGGTAGAGTGTGTTTTCAGTTCCTGTAATAGCAATCATGTCAGTTATGTCTTTGCTTAATGTTTTGAAATGCTCTCTTTGATGATCGAGTTCACTTTTTGCAATATGCTCTGCGTGTTCCATTGCATCTTCAATAATTTCGACAAGCTCCATTTGTTCTTCACCTGTATAGGCAGTTTTATCAAAGGCTTTAAAAGAGTTTACTAATTTAGAACCAGCTTCAGCTGCTTTTTTTGCATCATCTGCTACTAATGCGTCTTTTAAATTGAAGTAATCGGTAAGGATTACTTCTGCTTTAGCATCATTATTTTTCTTCATTTTACTATGTTCCATTTTACTATGATCATGATTATGTCCATCTTGTGCATAAGTAAAAGATACTGCTAACAATAGCATTGCTGCTATACTCATTTTTAAGTTTTTCATTTTTTAGATTTTAAATATTAATTATAAACTGTCTTTTAATTTTGTGACCCAATTGATTATTTCTTTTGTTTCTGCTTCTGAAAACTTTGCATCTTTATGAATCAAGGTGTAAGAGTCCAAAGGCATTTCATCACTTTCAATCTGTTTGATAATAGACCGTAACTTGCTTTTCTTTCTTCGACTGGATAAAGAATCCCATTCGTTGAAGTTGAGTTCAGTTTTTCCTTCTTTAATATGATCTTCTAAAAACCAAGCAACGGGTTGAATCCTATTATACCAAGGATATTGGGTGTTATTACTGTGGCAATCATAGCAGGATACCTGTATCTTTTTTTGAATAGTTTCTGGAACATTATTAACCAGCATAAAATCGGTAGAAGGAACAGTATCACTTTGGTTGCGTGTTGTGGGAATAAACTGAATTCCAACTAACGCTATCAATAAAACCAATGCTATGATCTTTACTACCTTCATTTAGTTAATCTCTTTTTGCACCTTACCACATTTCAACATTTTGCTTCCATAGTAAGGGTTTTTAACATCTTTACTCATACTTAGCCAAGCGCTTCCGCCATCATACATTGGGCAAAACTGTTCATATAAAGTGTCTTCTGTTCCTGTAATAGCAACCATATCAGTTACATCTTTACTCAATATTTTGAAATGCTCACGTTGGTGGGCTATATCACTTTCAGAAATATGCTCTGCGTGCTCTACTGCATCTTCAATAATATCCTTTAAATCGGCTTTTTGTGTATCTGAAAAATTTGATGAAACATCAAGATTCTCTAAACTCGTTGCTAGAGTTGCACCAAGGTCTTTGGCCTTAGCATTATCATCTGATACTAGAGCATCTTTAAGATTGAAGTAGTCATTTAAAATGGTTTGGGAATTACCCTCTCCACCCATCGCCATTTCTTTTTTATTGCCATCGTGATGACCATCGGTATTATCGTGGTTCATTTCTGAATGGTCTTCTTTTGCACTTTTCTCATCTTGTTTATTGTCTTTGCAAGATGTCACTGTAAAGCTTACAAGTGCTATTGCTATAATCCCTATTGATAATTTTGATTTTTTCATTTTGTTATAATTTAAGTTTGTGTTTATTAATTGTTATTACTGATTTTTGATAAGTGTCTTATAATTTTTCAATGACGTTTTTCAGCATTGCTGTTATTTCACTAGCAACATCATTCAATTTTTCGTTTTCCACAGCCTGCATTGATGCCATTGGGTTTACAGCTGCAACTTCGATGACGCCAGCTTCAATTTCCTGTACTATGACATTGCAGGGCAACATCGTTCCAATTTTATCTTCCGCTTGCAAAGCTTTATGTGCATAAGGCGGATTGCAAGCCCCAAGTATCCTATACTTTTTAAAGTCTATATCCAGTTTTTTCTTTAGGGTTTTTGTTACATCAATTTCTGTAAGGATTCCAAAACCTTCTTCCTTTAATCCTTGTGTCACTTTCTCGATGACCTCTTCAAAAGTTCCATTGATTGTCTTATTAAAATAATAGTTCATCTTTTTATTTTTTAGTTATTTAAAATCTTGCTAATAGTCCACCACCCAATCCATATCGGTTATTGTAGTTAGCTTGGATTGAAAAATTACGCGAAAGAATGTATGCAACCCCTACTAACCATTGTGTTTCACTTTCAAATGATTTGTTATTCTCTAAATCATTGACCCATCCAAAATCTGCTCTGTATTCGTATTCGCCTTCCAGAAAAATTCTTGGAAAAATCAATAATTCTCTGTCCAAACGTATTCTTGGGCGTAGCTGATGGTCCATACTCACATCTACATTAAATCTATAAGGTGTAAAATATTTTACACCAACCAATCCTACGGTATTAAATGTATCGTAAGAATCTGGTGTTGACGTTTCGGTATTTACTCCTGCATAAACACGTACCCAATCGTTCAGATACCTATTATAACTTATTTCGGCTTCAAGATTTTGGTCGTAATCGAACTCTGTTCTCAAACCAAATTCATTTCGGATATTGCTCGACGTTAAAAAGAGTTCATTAAAATTTGAACCTGCACGAGCCAATCCCCACGAATAATAATGGTCTGTCTCATCGATAAGTTTCTGAACTGGGTAATCTTCCATTCTTTCATCCCTTGGGGTATCGTAACTAAACACTCTTGCCATACCACCCATCATATGGTACAATACGTGACAATGAAAGAACCAATCGCCATACTCTTCGTTATAAAATTCAATAATAACTTTCTGCATTGGTGGTACGTTCACTGTATGCTTTAATGGTGAGCGTTCGCCATTTTCGTTGATGACCCTGAAGTAATGACCGTGCAAGTGCATTGGATGGTGCATCATAGTTAAGTTATTCAACGTAATTCTGGTTACCTCGCCTCCTTTTATATTTATCTTATCGGTTTCTGATAATGGCACACCATTCATACTCCACACATAGCGATTCATATTGCCTGTTAGGTTAAGTAGCAGTTCATTTACCGGTAAATCTGCCCTAAATTCGGTTTTTTCTTTTGCCTCTAAAAAATCATAGTTGAAGTAGGTCTTTCGCTCTTCATAATCAAAAGAAGTAGAATCCTTCTGCATCATTGGCATATTGTGCATATGACCTTCCATTTTATTTGATGCTCCATTATGGCTCATTGACATCGAGTCTTTTTTCATTCCCATTGTATCATCCATCTTCATATCCATTTGGTCATTCATTTTGCCATCTTTCATCGACATCTTATCGTTCATCCCCATTTTCATCTCGCCGTCCTTCATATTCATCTTCATTCCATACTTCTGCATTAAAACTTCGGGTGTATTCTTCTTCTTGTTTCCAACCATTGCAGGTGCTCCCATTTTCATATCCATTGTTGCCATTTGCTTCATCATCGCTACCTTATCAGGTCTATCAATTCTTTTGGCTGGGTAAAGAGTGCCATTACCTAACTGTATAGAGGTATGACCTGAACCATCTTGAGCGGTTGCGGTAATTTCTATGGTTCCTTCCGGAATAGTGATAATTACATCATACGTTTCGGCTATGCCAAAGAGAAATCTGCTTTTGGAAACGGGTTGCACATCAACACCATCACTGGAAACCAACATTGGGTTACCTCCGCCAAAGTCCATCCAATAATAGGTAGAAGCCGATGCGTTGATAAAGCGAAGCCTTACTTTTTCGCCAGCCGTAAATTCTGGATACTCTGCCAGTTTTTTACCGTTGGACAAAAATGCGGGGTAATAAATGTCAGCAATATCAGCTCCTTCCATACGGTCTCTCCAAAATTTAAGTTGAGCACCAAATGCACCTTCTGAAATGACTCTACTTAATGGCACTGCTGTACCTTTTTTAACTTGATACCACTCGTTACCTCTTTTAAGGTTTCGTAATATATTCATTGGTTTTTCATTGGTCCAATCTGACAATACCACGACTAAATCTTTATCATATCCCAATGTTTTTTCTTCTGGTTGAATGACAATAGACCCATAAACACCTTTTTGTTCTTGTAGCATTGTGTGGGAATGGTACCAATATGTTCCCGATTGATTGATTGGAATTCTGTACTGAAATGTTGTGCCAGGCTTTATTGGTGGTGTGGTTAAATAGGGAACGCCATCGTAAAAGTTGGGAAGTATCAATCCGTGCCAATGCACTGAAGTTTCTTGATCCATTTTATTGGTAACATTTATTATGGCAAGGTCTCCTTCATTAAATTCCAAAACAGGTCCAGGAATACTACCATTGATGGTCATTGCATTGGCAGTAACACCACCAAGTGTCATTTCATTTTTCTCTATAGTAAGGTTGTATTCCTTTATTATTCGTCCTTCTTCGTTTCTGTCCTCACCGTTTGTCCCTACTTGGGCAAATGTGTATGGGGCCAATAATAATAGAAGAATTGTATTAATTGTTTTCATTTTATTTATTTACTAAATAATTTATTAAAGCAGACTCGAGATAGTATCCTTTAGTGGATTCTATTAAATTGATTTGAAATTTGAGTTGTAACTCTTGCACATCCAGCACATCATTAAAATCAATAGTACCAGTCTCATAATTCTTAATAAGAATCTCTTCTGCATCGTTAGCCTGCTTTAAATTATCGGTCTGAACATTAAACATAATCCTAGTTGAATTTCGATTGTATTGAGCTTGTGCCAAGAGTGTTTCAAGTTTGTTTAACCTATCTTCCTTTTGAGAATTTATTTCTAATTGTTTTAGCTCATTTTGTTTTGTGATAGACTTATATTTATTATTAAAAATTGGGATAGAAATTGAAACCATAGGCATTACAATGTCTTTTCCATTATCAATGAAACTCATATCTGGACGTTCTGACACAGGCACATAATCCAAACCAAAACCAATATTGGGGGCACTCTCTTTTTGGTTCAATAATTCGGCTTCTTCAATAGATTCATATAATTTATCGTACTTAATAAGTTCTGGATTAAGCTGAAGGTTGTCAGTCAAAACAAGCACGTCCTCTTCTGGAACTATCATTTGATTTACTACCACTACAGCAATATTTTCATCACGATTTAAGAGATTATTGAATACCGCTTGCTCCGCCAAATAATCTTGTTCTAACACTTCTTTTTGCTGAACCAATTCGTTCTGTCTAATCTGAAGCCGAAGCACATCAACCGCAGATGCTTTGCCAACCTCTAATGAGGTTAATGCAAGGCGTTCATAGGTTTCCAAGAGCTCAATGTTTTCATCTAGAACAAGCTGTTTCGCCCGTATGGCATACAGTTTATAATAGGACTGTGATACCGATAGTGCCAGTTTTCTTTTAGCAATTGTTATGTCCATATATTGAGTTTCCGCAACAGAACTTGCATAGTTCTCTCTAGCTGTGATGGTGCCAAACCAAGGCAACATTTGTTTTACAGAAAACCGTGCACGTTGTGCTCCTGTTCGTGTTTCGGGTTCACTTACAAAATAACCTGCGCTTACTTCTGTATTAGGGAATGTGTTTACCTCGTTTACCTTTTCTTCAGCTATATTATAGCGTAATTCAAAAGCTTGAATTTCAGGATTGTTCTTTTCTGCTTCCTGAATATAGGATGCTAAATCTTGTGCATTTACTTCCGCGAAAGCGAAAAAAACAAGTCCTATTAAAATTATATATCTCATTTTGTCGCTCTTTTTAATTGAAATTCTTGTTTCCAGCTAAATAAGACTGGTACAACAAACAGGGTTACAAGTGCAATTAACATCCCCCCAAATGATGGAATTGCCATTGGAATCATGATATCACTACCTCTGCCTGTTGACGTTAATACTGGTAACAGTGCAAGAATGGTAGTTGCTGTTGTCATTAAACATGGACGTATTCGTTTTTCTCCTGCCTCCACTACAGATGCCCTTATTTCCTGTTTTGTTTCTGGTGTATTTCTATCGAAGGTTTGGGTCAGATAAGTTGCCATAACCACACCATCATCGGTTGCAATACCGAAAAGGGCGATAAAACCAACCCAAACGGCGACACTTAAATTAATGGTGTGCATTTGAAATAGGTCTCGTAAATTCTCCCCAAAAAAGTTGAAGTTTAAGAACCAATCTTGACCATAAAACCAAATCATTAAAAACCCTCCAGCAAAAGCCACAGCAATTCCCGTGAATACCATTAATGATGTGCCAACGGATCGGAACTGGAAATAGAGAATAAGAAAAATTATTGCTAGAGCCAGAGGCACAACGACACCAAGTGTTTTTTCTGCCCGTAATTGATTTTCATAAGTACCTGTAAAGCGATAGTTAATCCCTTTAGGAACGATAAGTTCTCCACTATCGATTTTTGATTGGATAAGGGCTTGTGCATTTTCCACCACATCTACTTCGGCAAAACCATCTATTTTATCAAATAGAACGTAGCCGACTAAAAATGTATCTTCACTTTTTATCACTTGTGGTCCTTGCTCATATCTAATAGTAACAAGCTCGCTTAATGGAACTGGGCTTCCTTTTTCAACAGGCACATAGATGTCTTTTAAATCATTAGGATTTGCCCTTAATTCCCTTGGGTAGCGCACTCGAATACCGTAACGTTCCCTGCCTTCAACAGTTTGCGTAAGAACCATTCCACCCACAGATATTTGTATAATTTGTTGAACTTCTTCTATGGTAACACCATAACGCGCCAATCGCTCTCTGTCAATATCCAATAATAGATATGGTTTACCTACAATACGGTCAGCAAAAACAGCTTCATCTTTTACTCCATCTGCTTCTTTTAGGATGTTTTCCAGTTTTACTCCAAAGGCTTCAATCTCTCTTAAATCTTGTCCTTTAACCTTAATACCCATTGGTGCTCGCATACCCGTTTGAAGCATTACCAAACGTGTTTCGATAGGTTGTAATTTAGGTGCTGAAGTAACTCCCGGTAGCTTTGTAACTCTAACAATTTCCTTCCAAATATCATCCGGGGACTCAATTTCAGGTCGCCAGTTTCTAAAGTATTCGCCATCATCATCTGGTATCAGTTGTGAACGATGAACTGAAAATGGATCTTTAATTTTGGAAAGATCATAATCTGCTCCTTCATTGATTTCACTATTTGGGTTAACAACTAAACTTCCGTCTTTCAGAATAAAAAGTCCGTCATCGTCTACTTTAAAACGTTGCCTTTTTCTATTCTCATTTAGAATGTATTCAGATTTATACTGAATGACATTTTCATACATTGATAATGGCGCTGGATCTAATGCAGATTCTGTACGACCAGATTTACCTACTACCGTTTCGATTTCAGGAATACTGGCCACAGCCATATCCAATTGTTGTAGTACTCGTTTGTTCTCTTCAACACCCGCGTGAGGCATCGAGGTAGGCATCAGCAGGAAAGAACCTTCATTAAGGGATGGCATAAACTCCTTACCTGTATTTTTCATAATCAATACCCCAAAAATTATAATGGCGGTGGGCAGGGAAAGAAACAACAGCTTATTCCGTAATGCCCAATTTAAAATACGCACATAATACTTTCTGAAAAGTGTGAATACACCTAGAAGACCAAAACAGATAAGACCTACGAAAATCAAATTTATAAGAATACTTCGGTCTACGCCAAGCGGTCTCCAATACTCTGCCAATAAGAATATAATGGCAAAAGCTGATACAAATATGTTGATAGTATTGGCGCGTTTTGAGGTAATCATTTCCTTTAACAAGAGGATACCCACTACACCAAACGCTACTAATATTAATCCTAGCGGATATCCAAAAATAAGGGATACAATACCTAAAATAATCATTGCTCCATTTAGCATATAACTAAAAGAAGTCTTTATGTTACGCTTTTTAAATAAATATGCTGCGAACGGTGGGATTAAAAATAAGGCCACAATTAGGGATGCTGTTAGAGCAGCCGTTTTGGTAAAAGCCAATGGTCGAAACAATTTCCCTTCAGCGCCTATCATCGTGAATACAGGAATAAAACTTATAATTGTGGTTAGTACCGCTGTCAATATTGCCCCAGAAACTTCGGCAGTTGCATTGTACACTACCGCGTTCATTGGCAGGTTTTCATCATTTTCATCAATATGCCGAAGCACATTTTCTGTAAGAATAACACCTACATCGACCATTGTTCCGATAGCAATGGCGATACCTGACAAGGCCACAATATTGGCGTCTACATTAAACAGCTTCATTGAAATAAAAACCATTAATACCGCAACAGGTAATAATCCCGAAATCAATAACGAAGCTCTTAAATTGAACACCATCATAATGATTACAAAAATGGTTATAAGAATCTCTAATGACAGCGCTTCGTCAAGTGTGTCTAATGTTTCTTGTATAAGTTCTGTTCTGTCATAAAAGGGAACAACGGTAAGTTGTGATGTTCTACCGTCACTTAATGTTTTAGAGGGCAAGCCTGAACTTAATTCACTTATTTTCTCTTTAACGTTATTGATGACCTCCATTGGGTTAGCGCCGTATCGCGCCACAACAACTCCTCCCACAACTTCGGCACCTTCTTTATCTAAAAGGCCTCTTCTTGTTGCTGGACCGTGGGAAACTTTTGCAATATCCTTTAAGCGTATTGAGGTAAAATTTTCTGATGTTACTACAGCGTTTTCCAGATCAGCGATGGATTTGACATATCCCAAACCACGTATCAGATATTCCGCTTGATTGATTTCCAAAGTCTGTGCGCCAACATCCTTATTACTTTGTTTAACTGCTTTTACAACTTCATTTAAACCGATTTTATACTGCTTCATCAACTCGGGGTTGACATCTACTTGGTATTCCAAAACATAACCACCAATTGAGGCGACTTCAGAAACACCACTTGCTGAAGACAGTGCATATTTTACATAGAAATCTTGAATACTTCGCAGTTCCTGCAAATCCCAACCACCAGTTACATTTCCGTTTTCATCACGACCTTCTAGAGTATACCAATATATTTGTCCCAATCCTGTAGCGTCTGGTCCTAATGCCGGATTTACACCATCTGGTAAAAGTCCTGCTGGTAGCGAATTTAA is part of the Psychroserpens ponticola genome and encodes:
- a CDS encoding PepSY domain-containing protein, encoding MVKRKTAIKIRKAHRYLGFFLGIQFLMWTISGMYFSWTDIDEIHGDQFKKEITEQTAFNNLIATSELENEQSIKSLELLEIDNKPYYWINEATLYNALTGEKKGELTEQEAIKVAERYMLADLEFDKIQRIETVGDHHEYRGRPLPAYEISYKTDENLKAYVAIENGAFQTVRHRDWRWFDFLWMTHTMDYQGRDNFNTIVLRAFSLLGLITVLSGFLLWYTSSPTVRKINKKTKTKK
- a CDS encoding DUF2911 domain-containing protein translates to MKLRILFTLLLCALLFTSCKQDKKETKIIPEQSQTETTSKPSKKILSPHTSTMAMIGDAHIHIDYSSPGVRDRIIFGGLLAYNQVWQAGAHNATWLETNKDLTIEGKEFKAGKYGFFVIPNEEEWTIIFNTNWDQHGKDEYDEKDDVLQFKVTPKISEEVQEHLEYKIIKTSDVSGTMSLSWEKVVVEFPFEVN
- a CDS encoding YybH family protein, with protein sequence MNTLKTTTLIMILFVTVTNGQTKKNSTSDYEAVLTVMKAYKDALQNLTIEGTFELFTEDSKVFESGGVEGTYAHYIEHHLGPELGHFKNFTFSDYEIDVQVDGIYAFTTETYVYTIVLKPNEEGESRTIAKKGVATSILKKIDEKWKIIKTHSSSRNKK
- a CDS encoding DUF3347 domain-containing protein; its protein translation is MKNLKMSIAAMLLLAVSFTYAQDGHNHDHSKMEHSKMKKNNDAKAEVILTDYFNLKDALVADDAKKAAEAGSKLVNSFKAFDKTAYTGEEQMELVEIIEDAMEHAEHIAKSELDHQREHFKTLSKDITDMIAITGTENTLYQQFCPMYDKGSAWLSISDEVRNPYYGNKMLKCGKVQKEITN
- a CDS encoding heme-binding domain-containing protein; amino-acid sequence: MKVVKIIALVLLIALVGIQFIPTTRNQSDTVPSTDFMLVNNVPETIQKKIQVSCYDCHSNNTQYPWYNRIQPVAWFLEDHIKEGKTELNFNEWDSLSSRRKKSKLRSIIKQIESDEMPLDSYTLIHKDAKFSEAETKEIINWVTKLKDSL
- a CDS encoding DUF3347 domain-containing protein is translated as MKKSKLSIGIIAIALVSFTVTSCKDNKQDEKSAKEDHSEMNHDNTDGHHDGNKKEMAMGGEGNSQTILNDYFNLKDALVSDDNAKAKDLGATLATSLENLDVSSNFSDTQKADLKDIIEDAVEHAEHISESDIAHQREHFKILSKDVTDMVAITGTEDTLYEQFCPMYDGGSAWLSMSKDVKNPYYGSKMLKCGKVQKEIN
- a CDS encoding DUF302 domain-containing protein, which gives rise to MNYYFNKTINGTFEEVIEKVTQGLKEEGFGILTEIDVTKTLKKKLDIDFKKYRILGACNPPYAHKALQAEDKIGTMLPCNVIVQEIEAGVIEVAAVNPMASMQAVENEKLNDVASEITAMLKNVIEKL
- a CDS encoding multicopper oxidase domain-containing protein; the protein is MKTINTILLLLLAPYTFAQVGTNGEDRNEEGRIIKEYNLTIEKNEMTLGGVTANAMTINGSIPGPVLEFNEGDLAIINVTNKMDQETSVHWHGLILPNFYDGVPYLTTPPIKPGTTFQYRIPINQSGTYWYHSHTMLQEQKGVYGSIVIQPEEKTLGYDKDLVVVLSDWTNEKPMNILRNLKRGNEWYQVKKGTAVPLSRVISEGAFGAQLKFWRDRMEGADIADIYYPAFLSNGKKLAEYPEFTAGEKVRLRFINASASTYYWMDFGGGNPMLVSSDGVDVQPVSKSRFLFGIAETYDVIITIPEGTIEITATAQDGSGHTSIQLGNGTLYPAKRIDRPDKVAMMKQMATMDMKMGAPAMVGNKKKNTPEVLMQKYGMKMNMKDGEMKMGMNDKMSMKDGKMNDQMDMKMDDTMGMKKDSMSMSHNGASNKMEGHMHNMPMMQKDSTSFDYEERKTYFNYDFLEAKEKTEFRADLPVNELLLNLTGNMNRYVWSMNGVPLSETDKINIKGGEVTRITLNNLTMMHHPMHLHGHYFRVINENGERSPLKHTVNVPPMQKVIIEFYNEEYGDWFFHCHVLYHMMGGMARVFSYDTPRDERMEDYPVQKLIDETDHYYSWGLARAGSNFNELFLTSSNIRNEFGLRTEFDYDQNLEAEISYNRYLNDWVRVYAGVNTETSTPDSYDTFNTVGLVGVKYFTPYRFNVDVSMDHQLRPRIRLDRELLIFPRIFLEGEYEYRADFGWVNDLENNKSFESETQWLVGVAYILSRNFSIQANYNNRYGLGGGLLARF
- a CDS encoding TolC family protein gives rise to the protein MRYIILIGLVFFAFAEVNAQDLASYIQEAEKNNPEIQAFELRYNIAEEKVNEVNTFPNTEVSAGYFVSEPETRTGAQRARFSVKQMLPWFGTITARENYASSVAETQYMDITIAKRKLALSVSQSYYKLYAIRAKQLVLDENIELLETYERLALTSLEVGKASAVDVLRLQIRQNELVQQKEVLEQDYLAEQAVFNNLLNRDENIAVVVVNQMIVPEEDVLVLTDNLQLNPELIKYDKLYESIEEAELLNQKESAPNIGFGLDYVPVSERPDMSFIDNGKDIVMPMVSISIPIFNNKYKSITKQNELKQLEINSQKEDRLNKLETLLAQAQYNRNSTRIMFNVQTDNLKQANDAEEILIKNYETGTIDFNDVLDVQELQLKFQINLIESTKGYYLESALINYLVNK